The stretch of DNA GTCCCACTCGTACTGCTGGATGCCGACGTTGTCCGTCGTCGCCGAGGCGTCGAAGGTGACGCTATCGCCGGCCGTCACCGTCCGGTCGCTCCCAGCGTCGGCCGTCGGTGCCGTGGTGTCGTCGCCCCCGGGACTGATCTCGACCGTCTCGGCGGAGTAGTGCGTGTCGAGTTCCATCTTGATCCCCGTCGACGTCTGGGTGAACGTCGCCTGTGTCTGACTTCCGCCGTAGGCGGCGCGGAGTTGCCCCGCCGAGGTGACGCCCCACTGTTCGAGCATGCCGTTCGGGATCAGCGCCTCGTAGTACCCCTGATTTTGACTCCCGTCGACGGTGAAGTGCGGGCCGGCGACCTGCACCGTGAGCCGCGGTTTCTGCGTGTTCGACCCCTGTCGGTACATGGGCGGCGAGAACGACTGCGCGTCGGTGACGATGGTCCCGCCGGTGAGCGTCGTGCGGAAGCGAACGGGCGCGCGCGCCATGTTGTAGAAGGAGACCAGCGCCTGTGCCTCACGCATCGTCGTCGCCTGTTTGTTCTCCGCCGGCCAGTTGTTGTACGTCGGCTGGGTGCCGTCCTGATAGTAGAACCGCTGATTCTCGCGGGGTTCGATGAGGAGCGTCAGGTTCGCGGTTTCGGCCGTCGTCCCCGGCCCGACGGACCACGAGACGTCGCCGCCGGTCCCCATCATCATCCGCGGCGTGAAGTTGTCGAGTTCGAGTTCGACCTCGAACCGGGTGGTGCTGTCGGCACCGACGTTCGCGAGGTCAGCCTCCCCGTTCTGGACGCCCTGCGCCTTGAGGCGCACGTCGAGTTTGCCGTTCGAGACGGTGGTCCCGACCACGACGTCGCCGCTCGGTTGGGTCCCGCCGACCACGCGCACCGACGAGGCGACCACCGAGGGCGACCCGCGCGTCTCGACGGTGACGCCCGTCGGCGACTGCCCGCCGACGGCGACGGTGTGACTCCCCGCGTTCGCGAACGTCGTCGTGATCGTGACTTGCTCCGTCCCTCCGGCGGGGACGGTCACGTTCTTGGTCTGCACGACACTCCCGTCCTGATACAGCGGGACGAGCAGCCAGTCCTCGTTCGACCCGCCGTTCGACACCGTCGCGGTCACGTCGACGTCCTCGTTCTGCTCGACGGTCGTCGCGGAGAGGGAGTAGCCCGTCACGGACAGCGCGTTGCTGGGCTGGACGAGCAGCGTCTTCCGCTCGAACCCAATCCCACCGACGACGTAGAGGTCGGCGAGGCCGGACTCGGAGCGACTCACCGTGAGCGTCGTCGTCTTGGTGGTGCTGGCCCCGACGCTCACCGACCGACTCGCCAACGTGGTGATCGACTCCGTGGTCCCCACGTCGAACACCTCGACGGTCGTCGACCCCGACGCGCTCCCGGTGTTGTTGAGGGTCACGTCGACGTCGACGTCCGTGCCCGGCGTCACCGTCGTCGACGAGAGCGACACCGAGTCGATGGTGATCCGGGCGGTGCCGCCGTCCCCGCCACCGTCGCCCGAACTCGACAGGAGCATCGAGGTATCGGTGGCGAGGACGTTCCCACTGCTCGTGTCGTTCAGCCGGTACGCGACGGACTGATCGCCGGTGAACGTCCCCGCCGACACCGTGAGGAGCGCGGACCCCTCGGTAGCGGTGAGTGAGGCGTTGGCCGTGACGAACGCGCCGTCGGTGGCGTTGTAGAGTTCGACGGCCACGTCCGAGGGCGACGCCACTTGTCCGGTCGCGTTGTAAGCGACCGACAGCGAGGTGGTGGTCGTCGGATCGTGGCTCGTGTCGGAGTTGTTCACCCACGGCGCGGACGGGAAGCCAGTGAGATCGGCCGCCGTTGCCCCGCCGATAGCGGCCGGCGTCCCCGCCCAGTCGGTCGGTCCCGTCGTCGCTCCCGCTGGCGCCGCCGGTGCGACCAGCAATGCGAGCACGAGCCCAGCCACGTGGGCGCGCCGCCACGGGATCGACGTGCCGTCGTCTCCTTGCATGCGCATCACTCTCAAACGGGGGGCAAAAACGTTCCCCGCCGGGTATCAGATGTGATACCGCGTGACCGAGCGCGTCAGGCCGACTCGACGGCGGCGAGATCACTCGCCTTGGCGCGAGCGCGTTCCACGATGGAGGGCCGGGCTTCGAACTCCAGTACGACCTGTTCGCCCTCGTAGGTCTCGCCTTCGACGTTCGCGTGATCGTGGACCCACGAGACGAGGCTCATCGTGTCGTCGGCCATGGGGAGGACGAGGCGTTCGAACCGCCAGTCCGGAAGTTCGTCCTCGATCCGGTCACGGAGTCCGTCGACGCAGTCGCCGGTCAGGCCGGAGACGGCGACGGGGTTGGGCGCCAGTGCCGAGAGCGCCTCGCGCTTCTCCGCGAGTGCGTCGTCGTCGACGCGGTCGATCTTGTTCAACACCGTCACGATCGGCGCCTCGTTGCGTTCGTACAGCGTGTCGTGACAGGTGACGAGTTTCTCGCGCATCGCCTCGACCGACTCGCTGGCGTCGACGACGAGAAGGACGAGGTCGGCGTGATACACCGAGTCGAGCGTGGACTCGAAGGATTCGACCAGCCAGTGAGGGAGGTCGGAGACGAAGCCGACGGTGTCGGTCAGGAGTACGTCCCGCTTTCCGGTGTCGGCCCGGCGGGTGGTGGTCCCGAGCGTGGTGAACAGCCGGTCCTCGCTCTCCGCGGTGGTGTCGAGGTCGGGATGGCGGTCCTCGTTCTCGTCCACGTCGAGTTCGGCGGCGAGACGGCGCATCAGCGTCGACTTCCCGGCGTTCGTGTAGCCCGCGAGGGCGACGAGGTCGAATCCGGACTCGCGGCGCTGGTCGCGCCGCGTCTCCGCCTTCTCCGCGATGGCGTCGAGTTCCCGCTTGATCTCCGCAATCTGGTTTTTGATGTCGCGTTCCCGGCTCTCGTCGTACTCGCCGAGGCCCATGAAGCCCGGCCGCTCGTCGCGTTTGGCGAGGCTCGTCTTGGCCTCGGCGCGCGGCAGTTCGTAGCGGAGTTCGGCGAGTTCGACCTGGAGCTGGGCCTTGCGGGTCCGTGCTCGCTGGCCGAAGATGTCGAGAATGAGCGTGAACCGGTCCACCACCTCGACGCGGTCGGGGAGCTTCCCCCCGATATTGAAGGTCTGATACGGCCCGAGACGGTTGTCGACGATCACGGCGTCGGCGTCGGTGCGCGCCGTGAGCGCCGCGAGTTCTTCGACCTTTCCCTCGCCGAAGGCGTAGGCGGCGTCCTCCTCGCGGGTCTGCGTGAGTTCGCCGACCACCTCGTAGCCCGCGGAGCGTGCGAGGTCCCTGATCTCGCTCAGGTCGGCGTCCCCGCGCTCGACGCGTTTGGCGACGACTGCCCTCATCGGTCCACCGTCCGGATCGTGTAGCTTCCCTGCACGTTCTACTGCCGAGGTAGGCGCTCGAACCACTTAAACTCCGCTCGCCGGGGCGTTTCGCCGACCGTCACCGCCGAATAATACATAATTAATTAATATTTTTCTCCACACAGTTTCCCCCGTCTCGCGCCCGGTTCGGCAACGGATCGGTCGGTGGTTCGACTCCACCGGTGGGACCTCCCGGAGGGGGAAGCCACGATGCCACGGGAGTTCACGCTCTCACGACGGACGGCCCTCGCCGCCCTCGGCACCGTCGGCGTCGCGTCGGCGGGTGCGGGGGTGGGCACGAGTGCCTTCTTCAGCGACGGGGAATCGTTCGAGAACGACCGACTGGTGGCCGGCACGCTCGATATGAAGGCGGCCTACTCGGTCCACTACTTGGACTGGTCCGCGGACGAACTGGACGGCATCGACGACGACGCCGTCACCACGACCGGCCCTATGACGGAGTTCGATCCCGGGCCGAGGTCGCTGCCCGGCATCGAGTTCGCCACGGAGGGCGACCGACAGCAGTTCCTCGCGAACACGCTGGTGCACGCGGACGGCGACGCGTCCTGTCCGGACGGCACCGACGCGGACGACCTCCAACGGCCGGTCGTCGAACTGGACGACCTCAAGCCCGGCGACCACGGCGAGGTCACGTTCGACCTCGCGCTGTGTGACAACCCGGGGTACGTCTGGCTGGGGGTCGCCG from Haloplanus salinus encodes:
- a CDS encoding PKD domain-containing protein, translating into MQGDDGTSIPWRRAHVAGLVLALLVAPAAPAGATTGPTDWAGTPAAIGGATAADLTGFPSAPWVNNSDTSHDPTTTTSLSVAYNATGQVASPSDVAVELYNATDGAFVTANASLTATEGSALLTVSAGTFTGDQSVAYRLNDTSSGNVLATDTSMLLSSSGDGGGDGGTARITIDSVSLSSTTVTPGTDVDVDVTLNNTGSASGSTTVEVFDVGTTESITTLASRSVSVGASTTKTTTLTVSRSESGLADLYVVGGIGFERKTLLVQPSNALSVTGYSLSATTVEQNEDVDVTATVSNGGSNEDWLLVPLYQDGSVVQTKNVTVPAGGTEQVTITTTFANAGSHTVAVGGQSPTGVTVETRGSPSVVASSVRVVGGTQPSGDVVVGTTVSNGKLDVRLKAQGVQNGEADLANVGADSTTRFEVELELDNFTPRMMMGTGGDVSWSVGPGTTAETANLTLLIEPRENQRFYYQDGTQPTYNNWPAENKQATTMREAQALVSFYNMARAPVRFRTTLTGGTIVTDAQSFSPPMYRQGSNTQKPRLTVQVAGPHFTVDGSQNQGYYEALIPNGMLEQWGVTSAGQLRAAYGGSQTQATFTQTSTGIKMELDTHYSAETVEISPGGDDTTAPTADAGSDRTVTAGDSVTFDASATTDNVGIQQYEWDFDGDGTYDTTTISTTATHTYASAGSATATLRVIDGAGNTDTDTVAVTVEAAASGGGGGSRSGGESSGGDGSVSIADVTGPSVDISTNAGVGSVSVTGADGDDPVDVDFPTPPAGSSVTLDAMTVTAAGEFDLSVGVADDASSFDDVPSLPAASTDAPSRVVGYLSVEHPSLGAADISGATFDLTVDADTLDERGVAPEDVVVYRYHDDAWTAVETSLTETTAGTHRYTVDTPGLSVFAVAAGDPAFDVRETAVSRTTLSVGESTTVTATVENVGTATGSHTVALRRGDETTATRVVDLAPGETADVTFTLTPDGVGTYALHVDDVSVGQVTVDEATATATPTHTATRTSTPTPASASTATDAATATPTSDTSAPGFGAVVALLALLVAGLLARRRD
- the hflX gene encoding GTPase HflX, with amino-acid sequence MRAVVAKRVERGDADLSEIRDLARSAGYEVVGELTQTREEDAAYAFGEGKVEELAALTARTDADAVIVDNRLGPYQTFNIGGKLPDRVEVVDRFTLILDIFGQRARTRKAQLQVELAELRYELPRAEAKTSLAKRDERPGFMGLGEYDESRERDIKNQIAEIKRELDAIAEKAETRRDQRRESGFDLVALAGYTNAGKSTLMRRLAAELDVDENEDRHPDLDTTAESEDRLFTTLGTTTRRADTGKRDVLLTDTVGFVSDLPHWLVESFESTLDSVYHADLVLLVVDASESVEAMREKLVTCHDTLYERNEAPIVTVLNKIDRVDDDALAEKREALSALAPNPVAVSGLTGDCVDGLRDRIEDELPDWRFERLVLPMADDTMSLVSWVHDHANVEGETYEGEQVVLEFEARPSIVERARAKASDLAAVESA